In the Streptomyces spororaveus genome, AGGTTCATCAGGCTTACCTTCTCAATGCGGAGAATCAGAACTGACGGAATGGTCAGGAATGCATGGAGGGGAGAGGGAAAAACTCGGGGGAAGGCGGGGAAAGCGCACGGCGCGGACGCCGGGATCAGGCGTCGAGCAGCTGGAGTCGCACCTTGTCGGGCTTTCCGTTGCCGTTCAGCGGCAGGGCGTCGACGACGCTGATCCTCTCGGGCACGTGCAGCCCGGAGAGGGACTGGGCGAGGTGGGCGCGGATGGCGTCGGTCTCCAGCGGCACCGCCGGGTCGCCCACGATCGTGGCGTACAGGTGCTCCACGCCGTCCTGGTCCCGCACTCCGTACACCGCGGCGTGCCGGACGCCGGCGAGCGAGAGGATCTCCCGTTCGACGACCGTCGGGTGGACCTTGACGCCGTTGACCTTGACCACGTCGGCCACCCTGCCCAGGAGGTGCAGATAGCCGTGTTCGTCGGTGTATCCGATGTCGCCGGTGTGGTACCAGCCGTCACGCAGGACCTTCGCCGTCGCCGCCGGGTCCCCGGTGTAGCCGTCCATCATGTGCGGGGTGCGCACGCGGACTTCACCCACCTCACCGGTGCCGAGCGGCGCTCCCGTCTCCTGGTCGCCGACGACGACCTCCACGTCGGGGAAGGGCCGCCCGACCGTGGTCGAGAGCCACGGGTCCAGGTGCTCGTGGGGGAAGAGCGTGGTGAGCCGGCCGGTCTCTCCCGTGCCGTACGCCTGCACCATGATGAGGCCGAAGGCCTTCACGGCCTGGGCGATCCTGGCGGGTGCCGCGGCGCTGCCGCTGTAGATGAGCCGCTGCAGCGGGGCCAGGCGGCCCTCCTCGACATCCCGCAGTCCGCGCTCCTCCAGGTGGTCGAGCAGCTGGAACAGGTGGACCGTCGCCATGAAGGTCCACGCGATGCCCTCGTCGGCCACCGTGTTCACGAACTGCTCGGCGTCGAAGTTCTCGTGCAGGTGGACCTCGCCGCCCAGCGCCAGGGCGGTGTCCGCCATGCTGCCGACGGTGTGACTCAGCGGCGTGGTCACCAGGAGCTTGACGCCCCCGGCCTCGCCACCGGCGGCCACCTGGCCCCGGACCAGGCCGTTCCATGCCCGGCCCGCCATCCGGATGCCCTTCGGCCGTCCGGTGCTGCCGCTGGTGAACGTGATGAGGGCCAGCGCGTCCGGGTCCAGCGGCACCGCGCGCGGGGCGTCGTCCGTACGTTCCGTCTTCCCGGTGTCGGCGGCACCCGGCAGGCGCGTCACGGGCAGTCCCCCGGTGCCCGCGGCGAGTTCGGCGGCGCGCGGCGCGTTCTCGGCGTCCGTGTAGACGGTCACGGCCTGGGTGTCCCGCAGGATCTGGATCTGCTGGTCCAGCGGAAGGGCGACCTCGCTGGTTCCCGGGTTGGTCGACCGCAGGTAGCACACCGCGCCGCCGAGCAGATGCGCCGCATAGCGTGCCGTGAGCATCTCCGGGCTGTTGGGCGCCACCAGAACGGCCACGACATCGCCCGCGCGCACGCCGTTGTCGTGCAGTGCGTGGAACGCCTCGGTCACCGACCGGACCAGTTCGCCCCGGGAGAGCGTCTCGCCTCGCCAATTCACAGCGGGGCGATCCGGTGCCGCCTCAAACACCGCGAGGATGTCCGACACATAACTCTGGCTTGCGCTCCACCAATGTTCCTGCGGGGTCACAACGCTCTCCCTTTCCATTCCTGCTCCCGGACAGCGATCCACTGGTCCGGGGTCGGTTTTCATTCTGTTCGCGCGGAGCGGCGGGGTGTGAGTACGTTCGGGCCGCCGGAACGGCGCACCGGATCGGCGCCGCCGGGCGGGGTAGCCGGTCGGGGTAGCCGATCGGGTACCCCGCGCGGCGGGCGGCGGTGCGGGCCGTGGGGCGGGTACGCCGGAAGCCGGCACCGCATGGCGCGGTGCCGGCTTCCGGCTTCTGGTACGGGGGTGGTTACTGCGCGACACCCCAGCGGACCGGGGCTATCTGCTTGGACATGATGGTGATCAGCTCGTAGGCCGCGTGGGACGCGGCCACCGAGGTGATGTCGGCGTGGTCGTAGGCCGGAGCGACCTCCACGATGTCGGCGGAGACCAGGTGGCAGTCGGCGAGCCCGCGCAGGATCTCCAGCAGCTCGCGGGAGGTGAGGCCGCCCGCCTCCGGAGTGCCGGTGCCCGGGGCGTGCGCCGGGTCCAGGACGTCGATGTCGATGGAGATGTAGAGGGGACGGTCGCCGACGCGCTCGCGCAACTGCTGGGCCACCTCGTCCACACCGCGCCGCATCACGTCGGCCGAGGTGACGATGCCGAATCCCAGCTTCTCGTCCTCGTCGAGATCCTTCTTGCCGTAGATCGGACCGCGGGTTCCGACGTGGGAGAGGGCGGAGGTGTCGAGGATGCCCTCCTCCACGGCACGGCGGAAGGGCATGCCGTGGGTGTACTGCTGCCCGAAGTAGTCGTCCCAGGTGTCCAGATGGGCGTCGAAGTGCAGGACGGCGACGGGACCGTGCTTCTTCGCCACGGCACGCAGCATCGGCAGGGCGATGGTGTGGTCGCCGCCCAGGGTCATCAGCCGGGCGCCGCTGGAGAGGAGGTCGTCGGCGGCCGCCTCGATCGTTTCCACGGCGTCGTTCAGGTCGAAGGGATTGGCGCTGATGTCGCCGGCGTCCGCGACCTGGCTGTAGTGGAACGGGTAGACGTTCTGCGCTGGGTTGTAGGGGCGCAGGGTGCGGGACGCCTCCCGGATGGCGTTGCCGCCGAAGCGGGCGCCCGGACGATAGGTGACGCCGCTGTCGAAGGGCACTCCGACCACGGCGATGTCCGCCTTCTCCACCTGGTCGAGCCGCGGTACGCGGCCGAACGTCGCGGGGCCCGCGAAGTGCAGCGTCCGGTCGGTCTCCGTGGGCGGCAACGGCGGGTTCACTCCGTTGGGGTGCGCGGTCATGGTGCGATCAGTGCCTTTCCATGGGTACGGCGGGTCGGATCCGTGCGGGTGCGGGCGGACCCGACGCTCACTGAGGGGGGTTGCCGTGCTTGCGCGGCGGCAGGTCCGCGTGCTTCGTACGGAGCATGGCGAGGGATGCGATCAGCACCTGGCGGGTCTCGGCGGGGTCGATGACGTCGTCGACGAGGCCGCGCTCGGCCGCGTAGTACGGGTGCATGAGTTCGGCCTTGTACTCCTTGACCATGTGCTCACGCATGGCCTCGGGGTCCTCGGCGTCCGCGATCTGCTTGCGGAAGATGACGTTGGCCGCGCCCTCGGCGCCCATCACGGCGATCTCGTTGGTCGGCCAGGCGTAGGTGAGGTCGGCGCCGATGGACTGGGAGTCCATGACGATGTACGCGCCGCCGTAGGCCTTGCGCAGGATCAGCGAGATCCGCGGGACGGTGGCGTTGCAGTACGCGTACAGCAGCTTGGCGCCGTGGCGGATGATGCCGCCGTGCTCCTGGTCGACGCCCGGCAGGAAGCCGGGGACGTCCAGCAGCGTGATGATCGGGATGTTGAAGGCGTCGCACATCTGGACGAAGCGCGCGGCCTTCTCCGAGGCCCCGATGTCCAGCACGCCGGCCAGGTTCTGCGGCTGGTTGGCGACGATGCCGACCACCTGGCCGTCCAGGCGGGCGAGCACGCAGAGGATGTTGCGGGCCCAGTTCTCGTGGATCTCCAGGTGGTCGCCGTCGTCGACGATCTCCTCGATGACCTTGAGCATGTCGTAGGGGCGGTTCCCGTCCACCGGTACGAGGTCCAGCAGGGCGTCGGAGCGCCGGTCGGCCGGGTCCTCGGCCCGGACCGAGGGCGGGTTCTCGCGGTTGTTGGAGGGGAGCATCGCCAGCAGGTACCGGACCTCGGCGATGCAGGTCTCCTCGTCGTCGTACGCGAAGTGCGCGACGCCCGAGGTCCCGGCGTGCACGTCCGCGCCGCCGAGCCCGTTCTGCGTGATCTCCTCGCCGGTGACGGCCTTGACCACGTCCGGACCGGTGATGAACATCTGCGAGGTCTCCCGGACCATGAACACGAAGTCCGTCAGCGCCGGGGAGTAGGCCGCACCGCCCGCGCACGGACCGAGCATCACACTGATCTGCGGGATGACGCCCGAGGCCTTGGTGTTGCGCTGGAAGATGCCGCCGTAACCGGCCAGGGCGGAGACGCCCTCCTGGATACGGGCGCCGGCGCCGTCGTTCAGGGAGACCAGCGGGGCACCGGCCGCGATGGCCATGTCCATGATCTTGTGGATCTTCGTGGCGTGGGCCTCGCCCAGGGCACCGCCGAAAATCCGGAAGTCGTGCGCGTAGACGAAGACCGTACGGCCCTCGACCGTGCCCCAGCCGGTGATGACACCGTCGGTGTAGGGCTTCTTGTTCTCCAGGCCGAACCCGGTCGCCCGGTGCCGTCGCAGCTGCTCGACCTCCCGGAAGGAACCCTCGTCCAGCAGCAGCGCGATGCGCTCACGGGCGGTCAGCTTGCCCTTGGCGTGCTGCGCCTCCGTCGCCCGGTCGCTCGGCCCGCGCACCGCCTGCTCGCGAACGGCATACAGCTCGGCCACTTTCCCGATGACGGTCGTCGTCATGCGCCATCTCCACCCTGGCCCGGCGATGCGGGCGGCTCTGCGTTCCGATGGGCCTCAAAGGCTCACATCAGGCCATTCAAACGAGCGGTGCAATGACTTCTCCACCATCAGCTACCCCTACTCTTCGCGCAATCACCCCTAGAAGTCCGCCGACGATGCGGGAACTCCGCCGGGTTCCGGGCCGCCGGGAGTCCGTTCGAGCGGCTGGATTTCTTTGAGGTTTTCCTGAGGTTCTTATTCTTTCCCGGCGCCCCGGGCCCATGACCAGCCGCGATGGACGTCTTCCCGCAACCAAGCGTCCATTTGGTTGAGTTACCCGTGAAGCCGGTCGACATGATCCCGCAATGGCACGCGCTCAATCGGCCCCCGGGACATTGGTACAGTTCGAACGGACCCGCCGAACGGGAAGAACTGGGGTGTCGTCCGGCCTGTAGTGAGCGCAGTGAGCCCTCATGCGCTCCTTACGCGCCGACAACTATGCCTGTACGTGCGGGTACGGGGAGAGTGTCCACGTTGCGGAAATAGCATCCGGCGTACGCCACTTCAATCGCATCGGGAAGGCTTTTGCAGCTGTGTTGGTGGAGCGGGACGAACAGATCGAAAGACTGACCTCCTTCGTATCCGGTGTCGCATCCGGCACGGCGCCCGGAACGACGGCCGGGACCGGCCGGATCGCCGTGATCAACGGGCCTGTGGCTTCGGGGAAGACGGCGCTCCTCCATCGCGTACTGGAGCTCACGGCCGACGCGGGACCGCGTGTCCTCACCGCGGTGACCTCACCCGCGGAGCAGGCGATGCCGTTCGGCGTGGTGGAGCAGCTGCTGCGTGACGCCCAGGCCGGCCCGGACGTGGCGCTGGGATCGGATCCGCGGGCGGAGTCGGAGCCGGTCCCCGCCGAGACCCTCATGGCCTTCCAGTCCCAGCTCGCGGGAGTCTGCGCGCGGGGGCCGGTCCTGATCGCCCTCGACGACGTGCAGTACGCCGATCCGCAGTCGCTGCAGTGCCTCGCGCACGCGCTGCACCGGGCCCCCTCCTCCGGTGCCGTGATCTCGCTGATGGTGACCCGCGGCCCGGACGCGGGCGGCACACCGCCACGCGTCCTGGAGGAACTGCTGCACCGGTCGCGGGGGTTGCACATCCGGCTGAGTCCGCTCAGCGTCGACGGCGTCGGCCGGCTGCTCGCGGCCCGGGCCCCGGAGTCCGGTACGGAGCAGCCCGCGGCCCACGCGTCACGGTCCGCTCCGCCGGCCGTGTCCGTCCACGCGGCGACCGGTGGCAACCCCCTGCTCGTCCATGGGCTCATCGAGGACCGGCTCAGCCTGCAGCGGCTCTCGGCGGCCGGCCCGGACGCCGCGGACCACCCGCACCCGCAGGGCGTCATGGACGGCCAGGACCACGTGACCCCGACGGGCGCGGTGGACCCGCTCGATCCCTCGGACGGCGACGACGCCGTCTGCGCGGGCCCCGGCATCCACATCACCGAGGACATGGACCTCGGCATCGGCCGCGAGGAGCACGTACCCGGTGCGGGCACCGCGTCGGCCGGGGCCGGGGACGCCGTCGACGGCACGCCCCCCGCGGGCGAACAGTTCCTGCACAGCGCACTGATCTGTGTGCACCGCACGGGGTCCGACGGCCTGCGGGTCGCCCAGGGCATCGCCCTGCTGGGCTGCGTCGGATCGGTGGCGCTGCTCGCCCGGCTCGTGGAGGTCGAGGAGCGGACCGTGGAACAGGTGGTCACCGCCCTCGACGAGGCGGGGGTCCTGGAGAATTCCAGGTTCCGGCACGACGGCGTGCGGACCGCGGTGGTGGAGAGCCTGACCGACGACGCGGCGACGCGGCTGCGCCGGCGGGCGGCCCTGCTGCTGTACGAGGACGGGGCGGCACCGCTGACCGTCGCGGCCCAACTGCTCAGCCACGAGATGCGCGCCCCCGACGAGGAGTGGGTGTCGCGGGTGCTGAGCGAGGCCGCGCGTGCGGCGCTGGCCGTGCAGCGGGTCGGGTTCGCGGTGCGCTGTCTGCGGATGGCGGAGAGCTGCTGCCGCGACGAGACGGAGCGGATGCAGCTGCGGGCGAACCTGGCCAAGTTCATCTGGCGGGTCAAACCGTCCGCGTGGGCCCACCAGTTACGGTCACTGCTGGGGGCGGTACGGGACGGCCTGCTGCCGCCCGTCGACACCGTGCGGCTGGTCTGCGACCTGTTGTGGAACGGCTGGACGGACGACGCGGCCACCGCGATCCGCCAGGCTGTCGACGAGCTGCACCAGTCCCCGGACGCCGTCCTCGCCGCCGAGCTCAGGGCGCTGCGGCTCATCCTGGCCAGCACGTATCCGACGGCGCTCGAACACATGGGTGACGGGCCGGTCCCGGCACACGGCGGCGGCGAACGTCCGTCGGCGCCGTTGGAGAGCCGCCTGGCCGCGGCGAGGGTGCTGCACGGCGTGCTGCGCGGCAGCGGGGGAACGCGGGACGCGGCGGCGGAGGACTTCGCCGACAGCGCCGAACGGACGCTGACCAGCACGCGGCTGACGGAGGAGACACACCTCGGCATGCGCGCGTGCCTGCTGGCGCTCCTCTACGCGGACCGGCTGGGTACGGCGACCCTGTGGGCCGACCGGCTGCTGGTGGAGGCCGCGGACCTCGGGGCGCCCGGGTGGACGGCGGTGCTGCGCGCGATGCGCGCGCACATGTCGCTGCGCCGGGGCCATCTGGCGGAGAGCAGCCGGCTGGCGGAGCAGGCGCTGGAGCAGGTGCCGCCGCACAGCTGGGGCGTGGGCATCGGGATGCCGCTGTCGGCCCTCATCGAGGCGCGGACGGCGATGGGCGACCACGAGGCCGCGGCGGAGCTGGTGCACCGCCCGGTGCCCGAGGAGATGCTCATGACGCGCTACGGGCTGCACTATCTGTACGCGCGCGGCCGGCACCAGCTGGCCACAGGGCGCCATCACGCGGCGCTCAACGACTTCACGGCCTGCGGCGAGCTGATGCGGCGCTGGGACATGGACCGTTCGGCGCTGGTGCCCTGGCGGGTCGGCGTCGCCGAGGCCTGGCTGGCACTGGGCAGCCGCGACCAGGCGGAACGTTTCGCCCGCGAGCAGCTCGCCGGTGACGCCGGTCAGCGGGTGCGCGGCCACGCGCTGCGGGTGCTCGCGGGGGCCCGTCCGCTCCGCGAACGTCCGGCGCTGCTCGGCGAGGCGGTCGCGCTGCTCCAGGAGGACGGCGACTGGTACGAGCTGGCGCGGGCGCTGACCGATCTCGGGCAGGCGCACAAGCAGCTCGGCGACCCGTCCCAGGGCAAGGTGCACACCCGGAGGGCGTGGCGGATCGCCGAGGGCTGCGGCGCCCGGGAGCTGTACCGCTCCCTGCAGCCGAGCCAGCCCGCGCCGCCCGCTTCGCAGCCGCGCCCCGCCGCTCCGGCCGATGTCGTCCGCCCCCAGTCCGCGGCGGTGTCGTCGCTGACGGACGCGGAGCGCAGGGTGGCGGCGCTGGCGGCCCACGGTTACACCAATCGGGAGATCGGGGCCAAGCTCTTCATCACCGTCAGCACGGTCGAGCAGCATCTGACCCGGGTCTACCGGAAGATCAACATCACGCACCGTCAGGACCTACCGGTCAGTTTGGACATCGATGTCGCACACACCGCCTGACCCCCTCACCACGACCGCCCCCGCCCCGCAGCCCGGGCCCCGGCTGCTCGCCGTGAGCGATCTGCACATCGGAATGGCCGACAACCGGCCCATCACCGAGTCGCTGCGCCCCTCCCACCCGGACGACTGGCTGATCGTGGCCGGCGACGTCGGCGAGATGACCGAGGACATCGAGTGGGCGCTGCGCCTGCTGGCCGGGCGCTTCGCCAAGGTCGTATGGACACCGGGCAACCACGAGCTGTGGACCCCGCGCGAGGACAAGGTCCAGCTGCGCGGCGAGGAGCGCTACCGGCACCTCGTGGAGATGTGCCGGGGACTGGGCGTGGTCACTCCCGAGGACCCGTGGCCGGTGTGGGAGGGCCCCGGGGGCCCGGTCGCGGTCGCTCCGCTGTTCCTGCTGTACGACTACACCTTCCGGGTGGCGGGCACCGCCACGAAGGAGGAGTCGCTGGCCCGGGCGCACGAGGCGGGCGTGGTGTGCACGGACGAGTACCTGCTGCACCCCGACCCGTACCCCGGCCGGGACGACTGGTGCCGGGCCCGCGTCGCCGCGACCCGGCGGCGGCTGACGGCGCACGATCCGGCGGTGCCGCTCGTCCTGGTCAACCACTTCCCGCTGGTGCGCGAGCCCACGGACGTGCTGTGGCACCCGGAGTTCGCGCAGTGGTGCGGCACGGTGCTGACCGCCGACTGGCACCGCAGGTTCACCACGGCCGCCGTGGTGTACGGACATCTGCACATTCCCCGGACCACCTGGTACGACGGGGTGCGCTTCGAAGAGGTGTCGATCGGCTATCCGCGCGAGTGGCGCCGCCGCGGCCATCCCAAGGGCCTGCTGCGGCAGATCCTGCCGTACACCCCGCAGCCCGGCACCGGCACCGGCACCGGCACCGGCACCGGCACGGGGAACGCCCCGCAGGAGGCGCGGGCATGATCGAGGACCTGCTCCCCGGCGGGGCGGTCGCGAGCGACGTCTTCGGCCCGGACGGCTCGGCGACGCTCCACCCGGAGGAGGCGGCGCTCGTCGCCCGCACGACGGAGCTGCGCCGCGAGGAGTTCACCACCGTACGGGCCTGCGCCCGGCGCGCCCTCGCGGCACTGGGGCTGCCCCCGGCCCCCGTACTGCCCGGGGTGCGCAACGCGCCCCGGTGGCCCGAGGGCGTGGTCGGCAGCATGACCCACTGCGCCGGCTACCGGGCCGCCGCCCTGGCCCGGGACACCGACCTCGCGATGATCGGCATCGACGCCGAACCCGATCTGCCCCTGCCCGGCGGGGTCCTGGAGTCGATCGCGCTCCCGCGCGAGCTGGCCTGGGCCCGTTCAGGAGGCTTCGGGGCGCGCCTGTGCCGGGACCGTCTGCTCTTCAGCGCCAAGGAAGCGGTCTACAAGACCTGGTATCCGCTGCTGGGCACCGAGCTGGACTTCGACGACGCCGACATCTCCTTCCGGCACGAGGAGGGCCCGGCCGGCCGGCCGCAGGGCACGTTCACGGCCCGTATTCTGCGTCCGCGGCCCGGTCCCGACGGCCGGCCGGTGCATACGTTCACGGGCCGCTGGCTCTCGGACCGCGGCATCATCGTGACGGCCATCACCGTGCCCGCCTCTCGCGCGGCGACCACGGTGTCATGCCGTCCGGGCCCGGACCGCCACAAGGGTGGATAGGGGTTGTCGCGTCAACTGCCGGTCAATAGCGTGGGATGACCGGCACGACTGCGCACGGCCGCTTCGATGTCCCGCCTTACGGGCCCGGCTCGACGCCGCGATTTCCGGCTCAGCCCGGACATGTCTCCGGTTCCCCTGGAAGCGATGTCGAATCGGCCCGAGAGGTTTTCCAGATGACGTCAGTCAGCCCGGCTCCGACCACCATGCTGGTGCCCGACTTCCCGTTCTCCTACGACGGCTGGCTGCGCCACCCGGACGGGCTCGGCTCCCTTCCGCCCGAACGCGCCGGCACGCCGGTGGCGGTGGTCGGCGGGGGCATGGCGGGGATGACCGCCGCGTACGAACTGATGCGGCTGGGCCTGCGCCCGGTCGTGTACGAGGCAGAGCAGCTGGGTGGCCGGATGCGCTCGGTGCCCTTCCCCGGGCAGCCCGACCGCGTGGCGGAGATGGGGGCGATGCGCTTCCCGCTCTCCGCGCGCTCGCTGTTCCACTACATCGACCTGCTGGGGCTGCGGACCAGCCCCTTCCCCAACCCGCTGGCGGCGAACACCCCGAGCACTCTCATCGACCTCGGCGGCGTACGGCACACCGCGCAGGGTGTGGAGCAACTGCCCGACGTGTACCAGGAGGTGGCCGCGGCCTGGGAGAAGGCCCTGCAGGAGAGAGCCGAGCTGGCCACCATGCGGGACGCCGTCCGGCGCCGCGACGTCGAGACTCTGAAGCAGATATGGAACCGGCTGGTCAGGGAGTTCGACGACCAGTCGTTCTACGGGTTCCTCGCGACCAGTTCGGCGTTCCAGTCGTTCCGCCACCGGGAGATCTTCGGGCAGGTGGGGTTCGGCACCGGCGGCTGGGACACCGACTTCCCCAACTCGCTCCTGGAGATCCTGCGCGTCGTCTACACCGAGGCGGACGACAACCAGGTCGCCATCGACGGCGGCTCCCAGCAGGTGCCGCGCGGGCTGTGGGAGCACCGGCCGCGGGACTGCGCGCACTGGCCGGCCGGTACCTCGCTGGCCTCCCTGCACGGCGGGACGGCCCGGTCGCGGGTGCGGGCCGTCGCCAGGGACGGCGACGGCTTCCTCGTCACCGACGCCGACGGGCACCGGGAGCGGTTCGCGGCGGTGGTGTACACGCCGCACGTGTGGACTCTGCTCAACCGGGTCACGTGCGAACCGGCGCTGCTGACGGCGCCGCTGTGGACCGCTGTGGAGCGCACCCACTACATGGGTGCCTCCAAACTGTTCGTCCTGACCGACCGGCCCTTCTGGAACGACACGGACCCGCGGACCGGCCTTCCGGTCATGAGTATGACGCTCACGGACCGGATGCCGCGCGGGGTCTACCTCTTCGACGACGGGCCGGACCGCCCCGGCGTGATGTGCCTGTCGTACACCTGGAACGACGACTCGCTGAAGATGGCGACGCTGAGCGCGGCCGAGCGGCTGGACGTGCTGCTGGAGAAGCTCGGCGTGATCTATCCCGGCGTCGACATCCGCTCCCACGTCATCGGTGACCCCCTCGGCATCACATGGGAGAGCGAGCCGCACTTCATGGGCGCGTTCAAGTCCAATCTGCCGGGCCAGTACCGCTACCAGCGCAGGCTGTTCACGCAGTTCATGCAGCGGGGGCTGCCGCAAGGCCAGCGCGGCTTCTTCCTCTGCGGCGACGACGTGTCGTGGACGGCGGGCTTCGCGGAGGGCGCGGTCACCACGGCGCTGAACGCGGTGTGGGGCGTACTGGACCACCTGGGCGGGGCCACCCCTCCCGGCAACCCGGGCCCCGGCGACCTGTTCGACGCGCTGGCTCCCGTCGACCTCCCCTACGACGGCTGAGGCGCGCGACCCCCGCACGCCGATGGCGCCCCCACGCTCGGGTGGAGGCGCCATCGGCGTGTACCGGCCGGTGTCTACTCGGTGGCCATCCGCGTCAGCTGCTTCTTGTCCGGCTTGCCGTTGCGGTTGAGCGGGAACTGCTCCAGGACGACGACCTTGTTGGGCTGCTCGAAGGCGGGCAGCAGCGCACACAGCCGCTCCCGCCAGTAGGCGGCGTCCCGCTGTTCGTCGTCCTCGACGAAGAAGACCAGCTGGGAGCCGCGCAGTTCGTCCGGCAGGGGCACGATCCGGGTCGGGCAGCCCTCGGCGGCGACCTTGCGCTCGATGAGCTCGGGATAGAGGGTGTAGCCCATGCGGTGCACGGCGAACTTGCGTCCCAGGACGTAGAGGTTGCCGTCCGCGTCGAGGTGGCCGAGGTCGCCCGTTCGCTGCCAGCCAGTGGCGGCGGGCACGATCGAACCGTCGTCGGCTATCTGCCCTTCGAGTGCGTCGGGCGTGTCGACCTCGATCTCGCCCGGCTGCCCGGCCGCCAGTTCCCGGCCGTCCTCGTCGACGATCCGGAGCGCGATGCCCTCCATGGCGCGGCCGCAGGAGACCGGGTTGTCGAGGGTGGCGAAGGCGATGTTGTTCAGCTCCGTCGAGCCGTAGCTGTCGAGCAGCGGCAGCCCGAACTCCTGTACGTAGCTCTCCACCAGCGGCGCGTCGAGCGGGGCCGCGCCGACGCAGAACATCCGGGTGCCCGCCAGGTGCGCGCGCAGTGCCGGCTTCCTCGTCACCAGGCTGAGGATGCTCCGGTAGCTGGAGGGGGTCGCGTCGATGACCGTGGTGCCGGAGTCGCGGGCCATGCGCAGCGCGCGGTCCAGCCGCCGGTAGGGGGCGATCACCAGGGAGCAGCGGGTGAGCCAGGCGATGAGCACCATCGACAGGCCGTACTGGTGGGCGAACGGCAGGAGCGGCATCAGCACGTCGTCGGGCCGGTGGCCGACCTGATGGGCGTTGCGCCGCAGATTGGTCAGGAACTTCCCGCCGGACTTCACCACGCCCTTGGGCGATCCGGTGGAGCCCGAGGTCCACATGATGAGGCCGTCGGACAGCTCGCCCCAGGCGTCGAACGACAGGGCGCGGTCGACGGGCGGCCGGTTCGCGGTGGCGACCATGAGCTCGTACAGGTGGATGGGGTCGGCTTCCTGGTCGATCGGGGTCTCGTCGTCGACGAAGGTGACCTTGACGCCGGTACGCAGCGCGATACGGCGGGTCTCCTCCATGTGCTCCTGCTGGTCGACGAGGACGATCGAGGCGCCGACGTGCATCAGCGCGTACAGCACACAGACGTAGCTCGCCGAGTTGCCGGCCTTCAGCATGACCCGGTCGCCGAGGCCGACTCCGCGTTCGCGGATCACATCGGCGACGCGGAGGGCGTCCTGCTCGAACTCTTCGACGGGCCGTACCGAGTCGGCTGCAAAGATCTTCGCGGTCATCGGTCGCACACTGTCCTTCCTCTGGGCCGAACGTGACCGGAGCCGGCGTGCGGTGCGCCGTGCCGACGGCGTGACCGGGCGCGTTCAGGGGTGGGTCGCGGGATTCGCGAGCTTCACAAGAGATGGGGGAGATCGATCGGTCCCGCCCGTGGACGCGGGTCTCCACACGGCACGCTAGGCAGCGGGGGGCGGCGCGGGTACCCCTGTCCCGCCCCTACCGCCCCTGCTTCGGCGCGGCGCAGCGGAGCCCCGGCCGCGGTCAGTCGGGCTCCGGTCCGCGGAGCGAGATCAGCTGGTCGTGCACGAGGTTGACGACTTCGCGGCGGTGCGATTCGAGGTATCCGCGCGTGCGGGGAAAGACCTCCAGGTCGAACCGCCCCGCCGTGCAGCGCCGCCAGGCCCGTACCCCGGCCAGGGGCGCGCGGGGGTCGTGGTGCCCGGCCAGGGCGACGACCCGGCAGCTGAGCGCGGGCGGGCCGATGCTGCCGCCGTGGCCCGGTCCCGTACGTCCGGAGACGAACAGGGTCAGGGGGGCCGCGTCGGTCTCCCGTTCCAGCCGCTGGGCGACGGCGTAGGCGAGTTCGGCGCCGAGACGGTGCCCGAAGAGGGCGAGCGGACGGTCGGCCCAGCCCCGGACGGACTCGAAGATCTTGTCGGCGAGCGCC is a window encoding:
- a CDS encoding flavin monoamine oxidase family protein, with the protein product MTSVSPAPTTMLVPDFPFSYDGWLRHPDGLGSLPPERAGTPVAVVGGGMAGMTAAYELMRLGLRPVVYEAEQLGGRMRSVPFPGQPDRVAEMGAMRFPLSARSLFHYIDLLGLRTSPFPNPLAANTPSTLIDLGGVRHTAQGVEQLPDVYQEVAAAWEKALQERAELATMRDAVRRRDVETLKQIWNRLVREFDDQSFYGFLATSSAFQSFRHREIFGQVGFGTGGWDTDFPNSLLEILRVVYTEADDNQVAIDGGSQQVPRGLWEHRPRDCAHWPAGTSLASLHGGTARSRVRAVARDGDGFLVTDADGHRERFAAVVYTPHVWTLLNRVTCEPALLTAPLWTAVERTHYMGASKLFVLTDRPFWNDTDPRTGLPVMSMTLTDRMPRGVYLFDDGPDRPGVMCLSYTWNDDSLKMATLSAAERLDVLLEKLGVIYPGVDIRSHVIGDPLGITWESEPHFMGAFKSNLPGQYRYQRRLFTQFMQRGLPQGQRGFFLCGDDVSWTAGFAEGAVTTALNAVWGVLDHLGGATPPGNPGPGDLFDALAPVDLPYDG
- a CDS encoding class I adenylate-forming enzyme family protein gives rise to the protein MTAKIFAADSVRPVEEFEQDALRVADVIRERGVGLGDRVMLKAGNSASYVCVLYALMHVGASIVLVDQQEHMEETRRIALRTGVKVTFVDDETPIDQEADPIHLYELMVATANRPPVDRALSFDAWGELSDGLIMWTSGSTGSPKGVVKSGGKFLTNLRRNAHQVGHRPDDVLMPLLPFAHQYGLSMVLIAWLTRCSLVIAPYRRLDRALRMARDSGTTVIDATPSSYRSILSLVTRKPALRAHLAGTRMFCVGAAPLDAPLVESYVQEFGLPLLDSYGSTELNNIAFATLDNPVSCGRAMEGIALRIVDEDGRELAAGQPGEIEVDTPDALEGQIADDGSIVPAATGWQRTGDLGHLDADGNLYVLGRKFAVHRMGYTLYPELIERKVAAEGCPTRIVPLPDELRGSQLVFFVEDDEQRDAAYWRERLCALLPAFEQPNKVVVLEQFPLNRNGKPDKKQLTRMATE
- a CDS encoding thioesterase II family protein, translating into MTYECTQHSTRETTPDDVSLIQIRQPAIPSSYRMICFPSSRNSSVCYLAMSELLLPTVELLIVQYPALTSEEEHSAEEDAALADKIFESVRGWADRPLALFGHRLGAELAYAVAQRLERETDAAPLTLFVSGRTGPGHGGSIGPPALSCRVVALAGHHDPRAPLAGVRAWRRCTAGRFDLEVFPRTRGYLESHRREVVNLVHDQLISLRGPEPD